Below is a genomic region from Polyodon spathula isolate WHYD16114869_AA chromosome 26, ASM1765450v1, whole genome shotgun sequence.
ctcaagaacaaaaaggtgaatgtcctacagtggcccagtcaaagtcctgatctcaaccccattgagaatctatggcactatttgaaaattgcgatccacaagcgttgtccaaccaacctgaacaacctggagcaaatctgccaagaagaatgggccaaaatcactccgacactgtgtgcaaagctggtacatacttaccccaaaagacttaaagctgttattgcagcgaaaggtggctctaccaaatattaatgtgtgggggttgaatacttatgcaagcaagatatttcagttttttatttttctttcaaatatatCCCAACATAAACCAATGtcacaataattgattttaagtttaagtgttttaaaataaaatatcgaacagaacgaaatttcaatgtacaatttgtaattcagtaatatgagagaattggtcaggggtctgaatacttttgcaaggcactgtgtgtatatatatatatatatatatatatatatatatatatatatatatatatatatatatatatatatatatatatacaaagagaaaaatcttttttttcttagttcCTTCATCACCAAACAAAATTTTACACTGGATTTATTGAGCCTTTGAAATTATGGAGGAATATCAGCTCCCTTTCACTTTACCCAACAGTCTTAAAGTGAAGAATCAGAACAAAACATTCCACAGACAAGGTAAACTCCCCTGTTAGAAGCATGGTTAAATGTGAAGCACTATAATGCAGTTTGTTAAGAAGATCTAACGGTCCATCTCCAGTTTAGCACAGTAAACGGGAATCCCCCTGCTCATCACTGGGTTAGGATTCTACCTCAATTGCTTATTCAGTGGCAGGGATTCATGATTTGACTCAATTCCTTCTGACCTTTTAGTTTGTGTGGGTAGTTCATCTCAAACCCCAGGTCCCTGGTGATGGAACCCATGTCTCTGGCCCTTCCTACGAGAGCAGTTTGATCTTATATAAAGCTAAACTTGACTCTTTTTATCTGACTTTCTAAGAATTCTGTGTCAACATCAAGTCATTTCTGCATCTTTTGCAATTTACTTAaatatttagttgtttttaatgAGTCTGTGTGAAGGTTCTGGCCATAGACATACATAATATAGACTAGACCTGTGTCTTCAAATTAGTaagcgccagcaccatctagagCACAGCAATGTATCAGCAGCATAACAAAAGGAAATTTGATCCACAGTGGCAGATCACTAGTTGGCAATATCTCTTACTTCGATGAAGACACGTTGGGTGATCTAGCCTATGTAACGTGAGTCTAAGGCTGGCGcctagaacagaagagcagcttccGAACTCAGGTGAAAACACCTTCACACAGCCTGATcataaaaaacattaattacagCAGGAACCACATGATGCTTGTAAGCATCGCAGATAAGCAGGACAGTAATAAATACCGTCATCTAGAATTATATTTGAAGATGCTTTCTTATCTAGAAACCAGAGACTTCCCAACCGACTGACCAGCTGGAATTAGCAGAAATAAAAAGACAtcaagactgtgtgtgtgtgtgtgtgtgtgtgtgtgtgtgtgtgtgtgtgtgtgtgtgtgtgtgtgtgtgtggagggggtgggtgtgtgtgtgggtgtgtgtgtcagaaaGGTCTAGCCAGGGGGCACGATGACAAACACGGGTTGTTAAAGACAAGTGTGTAAAGAAAATCACTACACCAATCCCATCACTCGGAATTGGGACTTAAATATTTCAACAGGTGATGTCAGCGCAGTATATAAAGTGGAGGTCCGGGCGAGTGTTCCATAGAATATCGAGAAGCACAGAAACTCCCGTCGAACGTTCTCGTTTGCAAGTGAACTACACGACGTCCTCCAGCACCATGGTCAGCAGCCGTTTACtcctgctctgcatcacctgctCGGTCCTGTTTGTGCTGGTCTACTGCGAGGAGCCTCTGGAAGTCCGGTCCATAGACAACTCTAACAAAAGCCAAGAAGAGAAAGAACTGGTGAGATAACTTATTCATggaatgttatatattatattatattatattatattatattatattattatattatattaaaaaaaaagataatttcatTATAAACAATGTACAGTGTGTAGGAAATACAAAATCGTGTTGACTGAAACCTTTGAAGAAACATGCTACATTGTAGATAATATACTGAAATAAATGCCGATACAAGTATAATACTATTGGAATACTGTGCATAAACACCAATCGCTTAAATTCAATGTCtggattattttaaatttctggtTTACTTTATCGTGTACtttatttctttctgaaaaaagaaatagataCATGTGCTGATGACTATTTGGAGTAAATCTTTCTTAAGTAAAGGGAGAAACTTTCTGAAAGAGTTATATCGTCGATAGCCGCGTGCCGGTACAAGGTGTACATGTTCCAGgcatgataatatatatatagtatagtatatatatatatatatactatatatatatatatatatatatatatatatatatatatatatatatatatatatatcattcctTCCTTCACAGGAAATgcagaacatttgttttatatagtcTACTAACTATATATAGTGTTTGAATTTTAACAGCTGTGCAATTCAAATTGAAGTGTTGTCCCTTTAAACTGTATAAGCGTGTGTTAAAAATCCCAGCCTCAAATACTTGGTAGGAGCGCTGCGTGTCAGATAGATTCTGGAACTTCATTCATTCCTCGCAGCAGTGATGAGTCATTACATTAAATATGAATTGAAAAACTGAACAAAAGAAGTACATGAAACACGTCAAAGACAAACCTCTGACtgcgtctgtgttttatttattcatatttgtatATAACTGGCTTTAGCTATTAACACAACGAAATAGACAACGCTGTACTGGTGTTCTGATTAAACTCTCACTCCATATTCATGAAGCATTAACGTGCCAAGAAGCGTACAGGACCGCCACGCATTTAGTAGCACACCTGATGCCTCATGAATACAGACACTCATTCCTATTTGTATAAGTCACCCGAGGTGTAAATAGAACTGATCGTTTAGTAAAGCGAGGACATTTAAAAGTCCAACATTATTCTTCATAATCTCTGACTGTTCGGAAATCCTGTGATCCAGTGGCAATCTTGCAGGATCCCTGTCAAATCTGCCGGTTCTTGGATCTACAAAACAACCTCAAACCTGAATTCAACCAAAGCCATAGATAGCTTTTATATATAATGGCGCCACTAACACTTAAATTTAGTTCAGGTACTGGTGATAGAATACCAGTGATAGAATACAGGTGATAGAATACTGCTGATAGAATACTGGTGATAGAATACGGGTGATAGAATATCGGTGATAGAATACTGGTGATAGAATACCGGTGATAGAATATCGGTGATAAAATACTGGTGATAGAATACGGGTGATAGAATACTGCTGATAGAATACGGGTGATAGAATACGGGTGATAGAATATCGGTGATAGAATACTGGTGATAGAATATCGGTGATAGAAGACGGGTAATTGAATATCGGTGATAGAATACTGGTGAAAAATACGGGTGGTAGAATATTGGTGATAGAATACTGGTGATATAATACTGGTGATAGAATATCGGTGATAGAATACGGGTGGTAGAATATCGGTGATAGAATACTGGTGATAGAATACGGGTGATAGAATATCGGTGATAGAATACTGCCGATAGAATACGGGTGATAGAATATCGGTGACAGAATACTGGTGATATAATAGGGGTGATAGAATAGCTGCATCTTGATTAATTGTGGGATTCTGTTTATATCTGATAAAACCCGACTGGCGAGCTCTTGTGCTACAAATAGATTAGATGCCATCTATAGATGCAATCGTCTTACCCACAAAAGTACATTACAGCGAAGTGTATTTCATTTGAACGCATTTGCAAGATCACACTAAAGATGAATTAGTATTAAAGGTTGTTTGCTTTAAAGTCATGTCAATTCAGTACACAATTGCATTTGGATGTCAGCCACATTGTGAATATGTATCAACGCATTCATTGCTAGACTTCTCCATAGCAATGGCAAGCTATAGACCACATTGTTTTCCAGGTATGGCTGATCAGTTACATTGCTTTAAACGTTTATTGtttaaacaattgttatttttggaGATGACAGGTAAGTGTTTTTGTtgtcatacatttaaatataatataattctgaaaaaaaagaaatggcagcTTCAAGTGGCTGTCATACACGATTGCTCGTTTGCATCCTGGCGCTTGTTGCACGGTTAACGGTAAATGCATTCCGCTGGTGCTTTTTCATCTTGTTGGTTCGCAGATTGAAGCGCTGCAAGAAGTTCTGGAAAAGCTGAAGAGCAAGAGACTGCCGTCTGCTGAGAAGAAGCTGGGCTGGGTCTCGTCGGTAAGAACTCTCTCTTTGTTTCCATGACTCCTTTAGAACGCACGTACAATTACGCACTTTGAGCAGCCGATCTGCTCCGGGAGTGGATCAGCGATCTTCTCTCGCATATGTAAACGAGCACGGGCTAGGAGCGCTGGAATCGATTTCTGGAGCGATCCAGCCCCAGATCTTTTACAAACGCATGTGTGGCCTTTTCGTTTTCTAAGTTGTcccttaaaacaatattttatatgCCGGTAGAAGGTGTAGAAATCGGGAAGTAGTTTAAGTTATCAAAGACATTTAGCTTAAGTTATTGCAACCATTGACCTTGCAATGCTCATGTAGTTTATACCAccagaattacagccttattattcAGAATGTACACAGatattagtattgttattagtaacagcagcagcagtagcagtagcagtagcagtagcagtagtagcagtagcagtagcagtagcagtagcagtagtagcagtagcagtagcagtagtagtagtagcagtagcagtagcagtagcagtagcagcagtagcagtagtagcagcagcagtagcagtagcagtagcagtagcagtagcagtagcagtagcagtagcagcagtagcagtagcagtagcagtagcagtagtagtagcagtagcagtagtagtagcagtagcagcagcagcagtagcagtagcagtagcagtagtagtagtagtagcagtagcagtagtagcagtagcagtagtagtagtagtagtagtagcagtagcagcagtagcagtagtagcagtagcagtagtagtagtagtagtagtagtagcagtagcagtagtagcagtagcagcagtagcagtagtagcagtagcagtagcagtagcagtagcagtagcagtagcagtagcagtagtagcagtagtagcagtagcagtagtagtagcagtagcagtagcagtagtagtagcagcagcagtagtagtagtagtagcagtagtagtagcagtagtagtagtagtagtagcagtagtagtagtagtagcagtagtagtagtagtagcagtagcagtagtagtagtagtagtagtagtagtagcagtagcagcagtagtagcagtagtagcagcagcagtagtagcagtagcagtagcagtagcagtagcagtagcagcagtagtagtagcagtagcagtagtagtagtagtagtagtagtagcagtagcagtagtagcagcagtagtagtagcagtagcagcagcagcagtagcagtagtagtagcagtagcagtagtagtagtagcagtagcagtagcagtagcagtagtagcagtagtagcagtagcagtagtagtagtagtagcagtagcagtagcagtagtcaATCATCAATCATCCGTcgagcagtagcagtagtagtagtagtagtagtagcagtagcagtagcagtagtagcagtagcagtagtagcagtagcagtagtagtagtagtagcagtagtagtagtagtagtagtagtagtagtagtagtagtagtagtagtagtactagtagtagtagtagcagtagtatatTGTCGTTCATATTCTCTGtgtgtattattgttattctccAGTGTGATGCCGGAGAGCAGTGCGCAGTTCGGAAGGGCTCCAGGATCGGAAAAATGTGCAACTGCCCGAGAGGGACATCTTGCAACTTCTACATCCTCAAGTGTTTGTAGAGCGATGGATTGGACGGGAGAGTGTGtgcgaaagagagagagagagagagagagagagagagagagagagagagagagagagagagaggggctaaCACAGAGACAGTGGAAACACCTCTGGCTCGCCTCTCATCCTCACAGAGAGCGCCAGGAACACTGTCGTTGATCCCCACCCAAAGGCACTTTTTGTTATAGTTattctgtacaaaaacaaataaatttaaaaaaataaattgaaacgcCCGCCTCCTGCCTGTGCTGTCTCACAGGGCAATGCTGTATAATAAGTATCTGCTTCTGCATAAATGAAGCGTAACCACTCCCATTGTGATAGTATAGATTAGGGGTCCATACGAGGACTCCGATATTACTCGGTGTGTCcgatatacaaaacaaacagcaatgaaGGGGTTACGTTGCATGTTAGTGTTCAGCGATTTTCacatcgattaaaaaaaaataataataataatacaattgtatttatctatttgtttatACTTATTTCTTGTATTGTTATTGGGCACAACAGTCGAGTGAAGTCCTTGTGATTGGCAAAATACTTCGAACTGTAACAAGAGGGTTAGTGCACAGTGTTTTCAGTCATGAATACATACTTATTTAAACCACCGTGTAAATCAAATTGTTAAGTTGTACTGCATGTGCAATTTGGTTTTGAACGTCTGCTTTGCAAATCGATCAAATTCAATTTCTATACCCGCCCCATGCAGACCTACCAATACAAAACAGCGCGGCCAATCGGTCACGTGAATATTGACGTGACACTCAAAGAATTCCTTTTGAAAGCAGCTCTGTGATGAAACACGTCTGGTGGTGGGTGAGCTGGGATATAACGCTTTGGGGAATATATAGGATACTGTAAATCACATTAACCAGTAACACATCAGAAATCAATTAGAGCATTTGTCAAATAAATGTAGTTGCAGACCCTGTGCAAATAATAGAATCTAtactgtgtgcgtgcgtgtgtgactGATCCAAATGAAATGTGTAATGTGGTTGATTCCCATGTTGTTTGTATAAAACtcaataaatactttatttacatAACGAGCTGCTTTCCCTTTTCGCTAGTCAATGGATGACCAAGGCACCAGCTATAGTAAAATATTACACAGTCAGTTCATTCCTAGACGTTATTAAGCTtagttgttttgttgtattagtAATGACATTGCACAGTATTTCCTTCAACCTGTTGAACATCTACTTGACATAACGGTCAGTTCAACTACAGCGTAACATTacatcaaaacaatacatttcagtgGCTATATTCCATGACAAGCTGGAAAGTATAGAGCTGGTATGTCTGGCTATCTGATTGACGGTGGGTTGAGAGCAATGTTTAGTTCAGCCCAGCCACGTCTTGCGAGAAGTATTGCAATACATGCCTAAACCACCAGAGGTCGTCAAGGTGCATGAGAAGAACTGAACGGTAATCAGTCGTACAGCAGTTCCATTTGAATACAGAGGAAGACAGACCTGGAAGTAGTGCATCATCCCGAAGTGCCACTAGGGGGCGACAAACGCCACAGAAAGTAGCGGGAACAGAACTACAGTACAGTTCACTCGGGGACTAATCTAGGGGTTGTGGTACATTGAGACGGCGATCGTGAATCATCACTGTTAGTCTCGGACTGTTTTTCAGTTCTTTTTGAATGACTGAGCACGCGGAAGTTACTCATTTTTATGAAATGCATCGTGTTTTTTGTCACGGGATTGAATCACTTGCTTGTGCCACTGAAAATAATGACACTTCCGTGTGCATCGGACCCGACCAGAATCACGACTTGTTTCAATTTAAGTTTAGCGACGTTTAAGCTGTAAAACATCCCGTTGTACAAGAAAATCCAGCCTGTCCAAATAATATAGCACCCAACTACCAAATGAAATGATTACAACACGTGCACATCATGTTTAAGGTAAAATACCatcctaacccccccccccccaagaaaaactATGCTGAAACCTTAACAACGAAAAGCAACGAATTTGTTAAAGTAAGAAAGTATATGGACGCAATTACTAACGGAAAATTTGGAtcactataaaaataaatccctCATTAACACTGCATTCACTTACGTCGCCTAGAATAAAACGATGTTGTTTAAACTTTCTAATGCCACGCCTACCGAATCGCGTTCTGATTGGTTGCGAGGGAAGCTGGGCGGAACATACCGCCCTTCATATAAATAGGGCTGTTTCGCGGTGACGTCATAGGGTTAGCTTCCCAACATGGCGACGGAACA
It encodes:
- the LOC121300679 gene encoding cocaine- and amphetamine-regulated transcript protein-like translates to MSAQYIKWRSGRVFHRISRSTETPVERSRLQVNYTTSSSTMVSSRLLLLCITCSVLFVLVYCEEPLEVRSIDNSNKSQEEKELIEALQEVLEKLKSKRLPSAEKKLGWVSSCDAGEQCAVRKGSRIGKMCNCPRGTSCNFYILKCL